Proteins found in one Arachis stenosperma cultivar V10309 chromosome 8, arast.V10309.gnm1.PFL2, whole genome shotgun sequence genomic segment:
- the LOC130945148 gene encoding uncharacterized protein LOC130945148, producing MRKKLDTRFPAARIKKIMQADEDVGKIALAVPVLVSKALELFLQDLCDRTYEITLQRGAKTMNSLHLKHCVQSYNVFDFLRDVVSRVPDYGHGHGHTEAGSDDRVIYKRRKAATDDCNDSDEEAKRSKMHELGHTGSTGRGRGRGRGRGRGRGARTAEREAYRPEPEIEPRASIPESSQHNSSTTAAIFDGSQSEDLPKENIAAVATESSEALPNAVPSSDTNQNLDKNDSTAAAIGASLPEPEKESKHEEIPGWSLSDVDKMAIDSMQLAQLGGQLEVDEEDYDEEG from the exons ATGAGGAAGAAGCTCGATACCCGATTCCCTGCG GCTCGGATAAAGAAGATAATGCAAGCAGATGAAGATGTTGGAAAGATAGCACTTGCAGTTCCTGTTTTAGTCT CTAAAGCTTTGGAGCTATTTTTGCAAGATCTATGTGACCGCACGTATGAAATAACTCTTCAGAGAGGAGCAAAGACCATGAACTCATTGCATTT aaaacatTGCGTACAAAGCTACAATGTCTTTGATTTTCTGAGGGATGTTGTCAGTAGGGTTCCTGACTACGGCCATGGCCATGGCCATACAGAAGCTGGATCCGATGATCGGGTCATTTATAAAAGAAG GAAGGCTGCTACTGATGATTGTAACGACAGTGATGAAGAGGCTAAGAGGAGCAAAATG CATGAGTTGGGCCACACTGGTAGTACTGGAAGGGGAAGGGGCCGAGGTAGAGGAAGAGGCCGTGGCCGAGGAGCTAGAACTGCAGAAAGAGAGGCATATCGTCCGGAACCTGAAATTGAGCCTCGTGCTTCTATTCCGGAGAGCAGTCAACATAATAGTAGCACAACTGCGGCAATATTTGATGGTTCACAGTCTGAGGACTTACCAAAGGAGAATATCGCCGCCGTTGCTACTGAAAGCTCCGAGGCACTCCCAAATGCTGTTCCCAGTTCTGACACAAACCAAAACCTGGACAAAAACGATAGCACAGCAGCAGCAATTGGTGCCTCATTACCTGAACCTGAAAAAGAGAGCAAGCACGAGGAAATTCCGGGCTGGTCCCTTTCTGACGTGGACAAGATGGCCATCGACTCAATGCAGCTTGCGCAGCTCGGTGGTCAACTAGAAGTTGATGAAGAAGATTATGATGAGGAAGGGTAA
- the LOC130945099 gene encoding cysteine proteinase inhibitor 6, with translation MRTTSSSSILSLRTVFVFFSFFFLFSFRSSFGDCSEYDHAPMATLGGLRDSQGSENSLDTEALARFAVDEHNKKQNALLEFGRVLKAQEQVVAGTMHHLTIEAIEAGEKKIYEAKVWVKPWMNFKELQEFKHAGASPSITAADLGVKKDGHKPGLQTVPTNDPQVQDAANHAIKTIQQRSNSLVPYQLHEVVDAKAEVIDDLAKFNLLLKVKRGEKEEKFKVEVHKNNEGRFNLNQMEQDHS, from the exons ATGAGAAcaacttcatcttcttcaatccTATCACTTCGCACCGTCTTcgtcttcttctccttcttctttctcttctcgtTTCGATCTTCTTTTGGAGACTGTTCAGAGTACGATCACGCGCCAATGGCTACGCTCGGAGGCTTGCGCGATTCCCAAGGATCTGAGAACAGCCTAGACACCGAAGCCCTTGCTCGTTTCGCTGTTGACGAGCACAACAAGAAACAG AATGCACTTCTGGAGTTTGGGAGGGTGTTGAAGGCACAGGAGCAGGTTGTTGCTGGCACTATGCATCATCTTACTATTGAGGCTATTGAAGCCGGCGAGAAAAAGATCTACGAAGCCAAGGTATGGGTGAAGCCCTGGATGAACTTTAAAGAACTCCAAGAGTTCAAGCATGCTGGTGCATCGCCATCAATTACTGCTGCAGATCTTGGTGTCAAGAAAG ATGGTCACAAACCAGGATTACAAACTGTGCCAACAAATGATCCTCAAGTTCAAGATGCTGCAAACCATGCTATAAAGACCATCCAGCAGAGGTCCAATTCATTGGTGCCTTATCAGCTTCATGAGGTGGTTGATGCAAAAGCTGAG GTCATTGATGATTTGGCAAAGTTTAATTTGCTGCTGAAAGTGAAGCGGGgagaaaaggaagagaagttCAAAGTGGAAGTGCATAAAAATAATGAAGGTCGATTCAATCTGAATCAGATGGAACAAGATCATTCCTAA
- the LOC130945071 gene encoding borneol dehydrogenase, mitochondrial-like — protein sequence MATPSLVSSAMRRLEGKVALITGGASGIGEATARLFAKNGAKVVIADIQDDLGHSVCKELENESSYVHCDVTNEQHIENAVNTAVSKYGKLDVMFNNAGITGVNKTNILENQKHEFEQVLSVNVIGPFLGTKHAARVMIPARSGSIINTASICGISGGVASHAYTSSKHAVVGFTKSTAVEFGPLGIRVNCVSPYIVASTPLARDFFKFDDKGDLEVYNNLKGTNLMPHDVAEAALYLGSDASKFVSGHNLVVDGGFTVLNAGFCIYDQSP from the exons ATGGCTACTCCCTCTTTGGTCTCATCTGCCATGAGAAG GCTTGAGGGGAAGGTGGCCCTGATCACCGGCGGAGCCAGCGGAATCGGCGAAGCCACGGCAAGGCTCTTCGCCAAGAACGGAGCTAAAGTGGTGATCGCCGATATCCAAGACGATTTGGGACACTCTGTTTGCAAAGAATTGGAAAACGAATCGTCTTATGTCCATTGCGACGTGACGAACGAACAACACATTGAAAACGCCGTGAACACGGCGGTTTCCAAGTACGGCAAACTAGACGTCATGTTCAACAACGCCGGCATAACCGGCGTCAACAAGACCAACATCCTGGAAAACCAGAAACACGAGTTCGAACAAGTGCTCAGTGTCAACGTGATTGGTCCCTTTCTCGGGACCAAACACGCTGCAAGGGTCATGATCCCGGCCAGAAGCGGAAGCATAATCAACACTGCCAGCATTTGTGGTATCTCAGGTGGAGTTGCGTCACATGCTTACACAAGCTCAAAGCATGCTGTTGTGGGCTTCACCAAGAGCACTGCAGTTGAGTTTGGACCATTAG GTATAAGAGTGAATTGCGTGTCACCGTACATAGTTGCCAGCACTCCTTTGGCGAGGGACTTCTTCAAGTTTGATGATAAGGGAGATCTTGAAGTTTATAACAACCTCAAAGGTACCAATCTGATGCCGCATGATGTGGCTGAAGCTGCACTCTATTTGGGAAGTGACGCCTCCAAGTTTGTTAGCGGTCATAATCTTGTGGTAGATGGAGGTTTCACTGTTCTAAACGCTGGCTTTTGTATCTATGATCAATCTCCCTAG